GCCCAATCGCGTGCCCTACCCTGGCGCAACCACCTCCGGGGAAGGAATCCGATGACCAGGGAACTCACGGCATCCGAGGCGCTCGACCTGCGGATGACGAGCCTGCTGTTGCGGGCCCACCCGAGCGCCCGACCCGGTGGCGTCGCCGACGTGGTCGAGTGGTTCGGCGCGATGCAGGCGCAGGATCTGGCGAGTGGCCTGTGGTCGTTGGGCGCTCGGCTGCCGGGGCGGACCGTCGCCGACGTGCAGGCGGCGCTGGAGCGGCGCGAGGCGCTGCGCACGTGGCCGATGCGGGGCACCGTGCACCTCGTCCCACCCGCCGACGCCCGCTGGATGCTGGAGCTGACCGGCGTCCGCTCGCTGGCGGGCGCGGCGACCCGCCGGGCGCAGCTCGGGCTCACCGACGCGGACGCGGACCGGGCGGTGGACGTGCTCGGCGCCGCGTTGGCCGGCGGGGGCCGGCTCACTCGGGGCGAGTGCCTGGCGGTCTTTCGCGCGGCGGGTGTGGCGACCGACGGTCAGCGCGGCTACCACCTGCTCTGGTACGCGAGTGTGCGCGGGGTGACCTGCGTGGCACCCAACGTCGGCACCGAGCAGACCTTCGCTCTGCTCGACGAGTGGGCGCCCGAGCAACGCCACCTGGATCGGGACGAGGCGCTGGCCCTGCTCGCCCACCGCTACGCCCGCGGGCACGGGCCGGTCACTGCCCGCGAGTTCGCCGGCTGGAGCGGCCTCACCCTGACCGACGCGCGGCGCGGGCTCGCCGCCGCCGCCGACGTGCTGCGCACCGTACGGGTGGAGGACGAGCCGATGCACGTCGACGCGGCGCTGGCCGACATCGCGTTGGCGGACGCGCGGACGTCGCTGGACGACGTGCTCGCGCTGCCCGGGTTCGATGAGTACCTGCTCGGCTACCGGGACCGCACGCTGATGCTCGACCCGGCGCACCAGGCGGCCGTGGTGCCGGGCAACAACGGCATCTTCCAGGCCACGGTGGTGCGCGCCGGCCGGGTCGTGGGGGTGTGGAAGCGCAAGATCGGCCGGTCCGGGGTCACTGTGACGATCCAGCCGCTGACGACGCTGGACGCTGCCACGCGCGCCCGGGTGGAGCAGGCGCTGGGGCGGTACGCCGACTTCCTCGGGCTGCCGGCCCGCTACGACTGGTTGGCCTGACCGCTGCCCGACCTGCCGCCAATGCCGCAGGGTCACGACGAGGGCCGGCGGGCGAACCCACCGGCCCCGTCGTGGCGGCGCCGTCAGTCGGCGAGCGCGCCGGCCGCCCGACCCTCGTGCAGGGTCAAGTTGCGGCCGTTGGCCGGGTCGAACAGGTGGATCTTCTCCAGGTTGAACCAGACCCGGCGCGACTGCCCCTCGACAACTGGTGACTCGGCGGACAGCCGGGTGACGAGGTTGCCGCCGGCACCGGCGAAGTCGGCCGCACCGGCGTCGGCGGCCAACTCCTCCAGCTCGGCGGCGCTGGCCCGCTCCCCCTCCACGGTGAAGTAGACGTACTTGTCCGAGCCCATCGACTCGACGATGTCCGCCGGCGCCTCGAACTCGATGCCCCGGCGACGGGTGTCGTGGTCGACCAGCTCGGCGTCCTCGAAGTGCTCGGGGCGGATGCCGAGGATCAGCTCGCGGGGCGCGTCCGCTGCCTCCAGTTCGCGGCGTACCCGGTCGCCGAGCGGCACATCGCCCAGTGCGGTGTGCAGCCCGCCGTCCTGCACGGCGGCGTGCAGGAAGTTCATCGACGGCGAACCGATGAAGCCGGCCACGAAGAGGTTGCGCGGGTGGTCGTACAGCTCCTGTGGAGCACCGACCTGCTGCACCGCGCCGCCGCGCATGATTACCACCCGGTCGCCGAGGGTCATCGCCTCGGTCTGGTCGTGGGTGACGTAGACGGTGGTGGTGCCGAGCTTCTTCTGCAACCGGGACACCACCGTGCGCATCTGCACCCGCAGCTTGGCGTCGAGGTTGGACAGTGGCTCGTCCATCAGGAACGCCTTCGGCTGACGGACGATCGCCCGGCCCATCGCCACCCGCTGACGCTGACCGCCGGAGAGGTTGGCGGGTTTGCGGTCGAGCAGCGGAACCAGTTCCAGCACCTTCGCCGCCTCGTCGACCTTCTGGTTGATGGTCTCCTTGTCCAGCTTCGCCAGCCGCAGGGGGAACGCCATGTTCTCCCGCACTGTCATGTTCGGGTAGAGCGCGTACGACTGGAACACCATGGCGATGTCCCGGTCTCGGGGAGCCTTGTCGTTGACGCGCTGCCCGGCGATGCGCAGTTCGCCGGAGCTGATGTCCTCCAAACCGGCGATCATGTTGAGGGTGGTGGACTTACCGCAGCCCGAGGGTCCGACCAGGATCACGAACTCGCCGTCGGCGATCTCCAGGTCGACGTCCTGCACGGCGACGGTCCCGTCCGGGAAACTCTTGCTCACCTTGTCGAGCACGATGTCAGCCATGACTACTCACCTATCCCTTGACTGCGCCGGAGGTCAGGCCGGACACGATGCGGCGCTGGAAGAAGAGGACGAACAGGATGATCGGAACGGTGATCACCACGGCGGCGGCGCAGATCGCCCCGGTGGGGTCCTCGAACTGCGACGCGCCGGTGAAGAACGACAACGCGGCCGGCACGGTGCGTGACCGCTCGGTGGAGGTCAGCGAGATGGCGAACAGGAAGTCGTTCCAACAGAAGATGAAGACCAGGATCGCCGTGGTGAACAACCCGGGCGCGGCCAGCGGAGCGATCACCCGCCGGAACGCCTGCGCCTGGGTGGCGCCGTCCATCTTCGCCGCTTTTTCCAGATCCCACGGGATCTGTTTGAAGAACGCCGACAGCGTGTAGATCGCCAGCGGCAGCGCGAAGGTGATGTACGGCAGGATCAGCCCGGGCCAGGTGTCGAAGATCTTGAGCTGACGCTCGATCTCGAACAGCGGCGACACCAGCGACACCTGCGGGAACATCGCGATGAGCAGCGAGACGCCGACCAGCAGCCGCTTGCCGGGGAAGTCCAGCCGGCTGATCGCGTACGCGGCCATCGCGCCGAGCACCACCGCGATCAGCGTGGCGATCAACGCGATGCCGATCGAGTTGACCAGCGCCCGGACGAACTGGTCGGTTTCGAAGATCGTCCGGTAGTTGTCCAGCGTCCACTCCCGGGGGATGAACTTCCCGTCGGTGAGGGTGGCCGGCGTCTTGAACGACAGCGAGGCGATCCACAGCACCGGGACCATCGCGAAGACGACCACGAGGACGTCCAGCAGACCCCAGCGCACCTTCGCCCGCGCAGTGGTTTCGACAGCCATGTCAGCGCCTCTCGGAGTCGTCGCTGCCGGGGGCAGCGGTGCCGAACAGCTTCACGAAGACGAAGGCGATGATCGCCACGGTGATGAAGATCAGCACCGACATCGTCGAGCCGATACCGAGGTTGAGACCCCGGAGCAGGTTGTTGTAGGCGAGCATCGACACCGACGACGTCTCGTTGCCTCCGGCGGTGAGCACGAAGATGTTGTCGAAGACCCGGAACGCGTCCAGCGTGCGGAACAGCAGCGCGACCAGGATCGCCGGCTTCATCACCGGCAGCATCACCTTCGTGAACTTCTGCCAGGCGGTCGCGCCGTCGGTGGAGGCCGCCTTGAGCAGGTCCTCCGGCACCAGCGCCAGCCCGGCCATCAGCAGCAGCGCCATGAACGGGGTGGTCTTCCAGATCTCCGCGAGCATGATGATCGCCAGGGCGCTGGCCCGTTCTGTGAGCGGCGCACCGTCACTGAACAGGTCGGCCAGGTAGCCGGTGCCGGGCGTCCAGGCGTACCGCCAGGAGAACGCGGCGACCACGGTGACGATCCCGTACGGGATCAGCGCCGAGGTCCGGACCAGGCCGCGACCGACCAGGGTGCGGTGCATGATGATCGCCAGGCCCATGCCGAGCACCAGCTCGACGGCCACGGTGACCACCGTGATCAGCGTTGTCACCCCGAACGCGGTCCACCAGAACTCGTTGCTGAGCACGGTGACGTAGTTCTCCAGGCCGATGAACTCGCGCTGGTCCGGGAAGCGCAGGTCGTAGCGCTGCAACGACAGCCAGAACGAATAGATGATCGGGTACGCGGTCACTGCGACCATGACCAGCGCCGCGGGCGCGCAGAGCAGCAGGCCGAGCTTGCGTTCGGCCTTCTTGTTCTCGCTCAACGGCGACTTGCGACGGCTGCCGCGTTGGGTGGGCACGGTGGCACGCTGGCCGGTGGATCCGCTGGTCTCGTCGGCGGCGACATCGGCGCCGGTCGGCGTGGCGTTGATGCTCACGGCAGGACCCCCTTCGACTGGAGGGCGTCGGCGATGGCGTCGCGCAGCTCGTCCGCGGTCTGCTGCGGGCGGATGCCCGACGGCGGGGACAGGATCGCCGACATCACTGTGGAGATGCTCTGGTAGGCCGGGGTCAGCGGACGGGTCGCCGGGTCCTTCAGCTCCTCCAGGATGGTGTCCTTCATGGGGTACGCCTCGGTCATCTCCGGCTCGTCGTAGACCTCCTCGATGGTGGGTGGCACACCGTCGTTGATGGCGGAGAACTTCTGGTGCTCGGCGCTACGGATGCACCGGGCGGCCTCGAACGACAGCTCCGGGTGCTTCGAGTAGGAGCTGACCGCCAGGTTGACCCCGCCGATGGTGACCTTGCTGGGGGTGCCCTCGTCGACGCCGGGGATCCGGGCCCAGCCGACCTGCTTGGCCAGCTCCGGGTCCGCCTCCTGCAGGGCCGGGTAGACGAACGGCCAGTTCACCTGGAACGCGCCCGAGCCGGACTGGAACTCCAGCCGCACCGGGTCCTCGGTGGCGTTGCTGAACGACGGCGAGGTCACGCCCGACGTGGCGAAGCGGCGGAGCTGCTCCAGCGCCCGAACCGTGCCCTCGTCCATCTCGGCCTTCGTGCCGTCGTCGTTGAGGATCTTCCCACCGGCGCTCTCGGCCAGGGTGTTGTAGAGGACGACCAGACCCTCGTACTGGGCGCCCATGGTGAGCACCTGGTACGGCTTGCCCTGGTCCTTCAGCTGCTGGGCCGCGCTGATCATCTGGTCCCAGGTCGTCGGCGGCTGGGGCACCAGGTCCTTGCGGTACCAGAGCAGTTGGACGTTGGTGTTCTTCGGCGCCGCGTACAGCTTGTCTTCGTAGCGGGCGGTCTCCAGCGGCCCGGCGAGGGTGCCCTGCTCGACCTCGGCCTTGTCCTGGCCGGTCCACTCGCGGATCCAGTCGGCGCTGGCGAACTCCTGGGTCCAGGTCACGTCCAGGCCGAGCAGGTCCATCCCGCTGTCCTCGGCGGCCAGCCGGCGCACCATCTGCACCCGCTGGTCGTCGGCCTGCCGGGGCAGCACCCGGTAGGCGATCTCGTACCGCCCCTGGGCCTGGGCGTTGCAGTCGTCGACGACCTTCTGCAGGTTCTGCTCGGGCGGGTAATACAGGTTGAGTGTCGGTGGGCCACCAGTGTCGTCCGCGCCGCACGCGGCCAGCGGCGCGAGCAGCGCCATCGCGGCGGCCGCCGCTCCGAGCCGAACAATCGGCCGACGCCGGTGTCGAGCCGTTTCGGGGTCCGTCATCGCCCTCCCCCTCTCTTCGGCGAAGACCGGGGAGGGGCATCCGCGCCCCGGCGCACGGCGAGCCGTCTCCAAGCCGGGAAGCTGCGGAAACACTCCGGCTCGGATGCTCTGTGCGGCTACACTGCCCCACCCGTGAAGCCGCGAAACCTGGCTGTCACAGCGAGTGTCCGTGCAGTGGCGCGGCAGTATGACAGGTGTAAGCTGCGCGTATGACAGAGCCTCAGCGCCGCTTCACGATCTCCGTTCCCCCGGACGTGGGTCAGATCCTGGAGAGCCAGGGCAACCGCATGGCCAGTGCCTACGTCACGGAGTCGGTGCGTCGACGCAGGCGGGTGGAGGAGCACAAGGAATTGCTGCTCGCCGCCGGCATTCACGTCACCGAGCAGGGTGTCGCTGAGGCTCGGGCACGCCGCCTGGGCGTGGAAGCCGAGTGGCCCCCGGAGCGGTTCGAGGCCGAGCGCGCAAAGATCCGCGCCGTCATGGAGGCCGAGATGAACGGCGACGATGCTGCTCCCCGCGCCGACGCCGCATGACCTCGGAGACGACACCACCGGTCCGGCTGGTCCTGGACCGGTCGGCCCTGCTGGGATACGCCGTCCTCCGGACGGTGCACGTGGGCGAACCCGTCCACGAGGTCATCGAGGACGGGGTGCGGTTCGGGGTGCCGGTGGTGGCAGCCGCCGAAGCTCTGAACATGGCAACCGGCAAGGACCTGGCCCTGCTGCACAAGCTGCTGGCCCTGCCCGCCTGCGCACTGCTACCGGAGCGGGCGCAGGACCTGCCGGAGCTGACCTTCTGGCAGCGCAGGACCCGCCGCTTCGACCTGGCGGCAGCCGCCGTGGCGGGCCTGACCCACGACGCCGCGGTTCTCACCGGCGAGGGACCCGGGTACTCCGACGGGGTGCCGCTGATCCACTTCCCGGGATGAACCACGGCGAGCCGAGCGTCAGCTCCGGGCCCTCGCCCAGGAGAGGAAGCGCTCGGTCATCCGGGCCGGCGGATGATCCGGGTGGAGTTGGGTGAGCTGGTTCGTCGCCTCGTGCATCAGGGTGCCGAGGTAGATGAGCAGTGCGGTCCGGCTGGCCCGGTACTCCGTCAACAGGGCGAGCTTGGCCGGCTGGCAGGGCCACTCCCTGCCACAGTTCCGGCACCGCCACAGCGGGCGCATGGCGACGTGCGGGACGGGCGGCCGGACCACCATCACCGCCACCGCACCGCGGGCTGCTGGTCTATCGGGCTGAACACATCGACCTCCTCGGGGACGGGGAAGGGGCCGCTCCCGCACGGGGGAAACGGGAGCGACCCCGGGTGCAGGGCCCACCGCCGCCATTCCGGCCACCAGCGGACCCGCCACTGGTGACAGTGTGGTGATGACGCGACTACCGTCGATACGTGCTCGCGTCATCCGTGCAGCTCAGCCGTCCAGGTGAGCACCCATGAGGGACAGGCCGAGCCACACTGAGCGAAGGTTGGGGAATTGATGGGGACCGTCACCGACTACGTGCTGGAGGAGCTACGCCTGTTCCGGGCGGCGACAGGGCTCAGTCAGGACGACTTCGGCAAGGGCATCGGGTATTCGGGCTCGCACGTCAGCTCGGTGGAGACCGGCGGACGACCACCCACAAAGGAGTACATGCGGGCTGTCGACGCCCACCACGAGACCAGCGGACGATTCCTGCGCATGCTGGAGAGGTTGGCCCAGCTCGACGCAGAGCCGGCCTGGCTCCGCGAGTGGATCGAGTTCGAGCGGGAGGCGACCACGCTGCGCTGGTTCGAGCTGGCGTACGTGCCGGGTCTGCTCCAGACCGAGCGGTACGCCCGCGCGACGCTGGCCGGTGGCCGGTTCGACGCGGAGGACGTGGACCGGATTGTCGCCTCCCGGCTGGAGCGGCAGGCGATCCTCCAGCGTCCTCGCCCGCCTCAGCTCATCGCCGTCCTGGACGAGGCCGTGCTGCGTCGGCCGGTGCTCGACCAGCCGGGGCTGATGGTCGAGCAGTGTGAGCACCTGGTCAAACTGGCGGCGGCGGAGCATATCCAGGTGCACATCGTGCCGGCGGATGCTGGTATGTACCTGGGGATGGGCGGCCAGTTCATCCTCGCCGAGATGCCGGACGGCGAGCGCGTGACCTATGCCGACAACCAGCTCACCGCGCAGATCGTCGATGCGCCGGCCGACGTCGCTAAGCTGGCGAAGACATGGGAGATCGTGCGGAACGAAGCGCTTCCGCGCCGGCAGTCAATCGACCTGATCAAGGAAGTGGCGAAGTCATGGACATGCTGACCCCGCAGTGGCGGAAGTCGACCAGGTCCGGCGGCAACGGCGGTGCCTGTGTCGAGGTCGCCGACAACCTGCCGCACGTGGTCCTGGTGCGCGACACCAAGGACCGCGACGGCGGCACCCTGCACGTCGACCCGGCGGCCTGGAAGGCGTTCGTCGGTTACGCCAGGCAGCACGGATCGTGATCGCACGCTTCAAGGATCTCTGTCTGGATGCCGCGGACCCGCTCGCCCTGGGCGCCTTCTGGGCCCGGGTGCTCAACGCAGACGTGGCCGACGCCGGCGACGGCGACACCCGGGTCGACCCCCGCTCGGCACGCTCGAACGCCGAGTCGATCTGGGTCAACCGGGTGCCCGAGCCTCGGGTCGGCAAGACCCGCGTACACCTGGATCTGCGGTTGGCCGACGCGGAGCCGGCGGCGTTGCTCGCGGATGGCGCCCGAGTGGTCCGCGAACCGGACAGCCACGCGCACTGGTGGGTGCTCGACGACCCGGAGGGCAACGAATTCTGCGCGTTCCCCGCCAAGGAAGGCACCCGGCCCGGCCCGTTCGAGCTGGTCGTCGACTCGACCGACCCGGCCGCCCAGGCGACCTGGTGGGCTGGTGTGCTCGGCGGTGCCGTCGAGTACGGGTCGACCGACTCGTCGGTGGTCGACGCCTCCGGCTTCCCCTGGGACTACTGGGTCTTCACCGGGGTGCCCGAGCCCAAGACGGTCAAGAACCGGCTGCACTGGGACGTCGATCTGGTCGACCCGGAGCCCACCGCGCTGATCGGCGCCGGTGCGACGCTGTTGCGGGAGCCCAGCGCGCGCAGCAACTGGTGGGTGCTGGCCGACCCGGAGGGCAACGAGTTCTGTGCCTTCGCACCGCGGTCTATTGGGTGAACGACCGACTACCGAGCGCGGGCGGTGTCCGCTAGCGTTTTCCCAACGCCGCAGCCAGTGCGTTCGCCGCCGCCGTCGACACGCCTCCGGCCCATCCCAGCCTGCCCGATCGGTTGGTAATCGCGGGAACGCCCCACCGCCGCTCCCCCGGTTCGGCAGGATCGTCCCAACGAGGAGGTGCCGTCGTGCAGGACACCCGCGCTCTCGCCCTGACGTTCGAGGTGAGCGGCCTGCCACCGGTCAAGACCGAAGCGTTGTCCATCTTCGCCGCCGGGCATCGGCAGGCGACGAGGGTCCGCGACCTGCTCCAAGCCGCCCTCACGGCGGCCCAGCGCACCGGTTGGACGCCGTTGCCCGGGCCGATCGAGGTGGACCTGGTCCTGCGCTGCCCGCCCGGGCACCGGACGAACGACGCCAGCACCCTGCTCGGCGGCGTCTGCGCGGTGCTGCAGGACAAGAAGCGGGTGTCGACCATCGGCCTCGCCCACCTCGGCGTGCTGGTGGACGTCGCCCTCTACGACGACGACCGGCAGATCCGCCGATTGTCGTACCAGGAGGAACCGGCGGAAACCTTCTCGTATCGGGTGCGGGTCGCGGCCGTACCGACCGGGGTTTGACCGACGTTCGCGGTGGGGTACCGCGGACGCCGACGAAGGGAGCACCGATGTCGGAGCCACATGTCACGCTCGACCCGCGCGGGCTCGACCCTGTGCAGCAGAAGCTGCGGGGCCCGCTGGAGGAGCAGCTGACCTCGGCGCTTCAGGCAGCCACCGACCGGGTCCGTACCGGCTACGCCGGCGAGCCGGTCGAGCAGGTCTGCCAGCGGCTGTTGGAGGAGACCCGCTCCGGGTTGCATCCCGACATCGCGGCCGGGTTCAACCCGGACATGGACGAGTTCTGCAGGGTGGCGGTGGCGATCGTCCGGGGCGAGGTTTCCTGACCGGCACGGCCACCCGGTTGATGTGGTGGTCAGAGCCGGGCCCGCAACGACCCGGCTCTGACCCCGACCGTCCGACCGTTCTGCACTCAGCTCCACGGTGCGCATCCGCCGGACGCTCGGCACGCGCCCGGCGAGTCCCCCCCGGCCGAGAGCGCCGGCCCAGGTTAGGCGGGTCGTGCGGTGCCGGACAAGCGCAGCGGGGCCAATAGCGGCATGACTGATCTCAGAATGGAAAAACGGCATGTCGCCGTAACGCGGCTCTGCTCGCCAGCGCTATTCGGGTCGCCGCCCGCAGTGGGCTGTTCGGGTCGCCGCCCGGAGCGGGCTGTTCGGGTCGCCCCCCGGAGTGGTCGGGGCGGTCAGAAGTGCCGCAGCAGGTCGCGGAACGCGGCCAGCCGCAGGACACCGGCGTCGGTCGGGTCCAGCTCGTCGTCTTCCAACACCCAGGTGTTCTCGTTCGGAATGAACACCGCGTTCAGCCCGGCAGCCCGCGCCGGCAGGATATCCGACTTCGGGGAGTTGCCGATCATCCAGGCACCGGACGGGTCGAAGCCGTGTTCCCGCACCAGCCACCGGTACGTCTCGACGGTCTTCTCGGCGACGATGTGCGCGGCCCGGAAGTGGTGCAGCAGCCCGCAGGCGTCCAGCTTGCGTTGCTGCTCCGCCCGGTCCCCCTTGGTCAGCAGCAGCAGTTCGTACCGGCCGGCCAGCTCGTCGAGCGCGTCGGCCACGCCGGGCATCAGCTCGACCCGGTGCTCGACGAGGGCCATCGACAGCCGGTCGATCTCCTTGCGCTCGGCGTCGGTGGTGGGCCGCTCACGCAGCCGCTCCAGGCACTCGGCCAGACTGCGCAGGAAGACCTTGCTGCCGTACCCGTGTGCCACCGCATTGGCCCGCTCGATGTCGTCGAGGATCATCCGGATCTCGGCCCGATCCAGGGTGGGGTGGTCGAGCCACTCGAGGAAGTCGTCGATCACCCGCTCGAAGACGACGTTGTTCTCCCACAACGTGTCGTCCGCGTCGAAGATCAGCACCTGTGCCTGCCGCCGGGCCGTCTCGCTGACCGTCATGCCATCTCCTTCTCGTGCCCACTCTGGGAAAGGCCGAGGAAACAGGATAGGCGCGAGATGGGCCAGCCATTTCTCGGCGCGATGTCACGGCCAGCGCAGCAACCGTTGTGCGATCAACGCCTCCCGCTCCTCCTGCCCCTCGGGTCGGAGTCGGCCGCCCCGGGTGAGCATCACGACGCCGTGCAGCAGGCTCCAGCCCACCTCGGTGAGGGTGTCCGGGTCCCGGCCCTCGGCCAGCGGGGTCAGGGCCGCACGCAGC
The nucleotide sequence above comes from Micromonospora luteifusca. Encoded proteins:
- a CDS encoding winged helix DNA-binding domain-containing protein gives rise to the protein MTRELTASEALDLRMTSLLLRAHPSARPGGVADVVEWFGAMQAQDLASGLWSLGARLPGRTVADVQAALERREALRTWPMRGTVHLVPPADARWMLELTGVRSLAGAATRRAQLGLTDADADRAVDVLGAALAGGGRLTRGECLAVFRAAGVATDGQRGYHLLWYASVRGVTCVAPNVGTEQTFALLDEWAPEQRHLDRDEALALLAHRYARGHGPVTAREFAGWSGLTLTDARRGLAAAADVLRTVRVEDEPMHVDAALADIALADARTSLDDVLALPGFDEYLLGYRDRTLMLDPAHQAAVVPGNNGIFQATVVRAGRVVGVWKRKIGRSGVTVTIQPLTTLDAATRARVEQALGRYADFLGLPARYDWLA
- a CDS encoding carbohydrate ABC transporter permease yields the protein MAVETTARAKVRWGLLDVLVVVFAMVPVLWIASLSFKTPATLTDGKFIPREWTLDNYRTIFETDQFVRALVNSIGIALIATLIAVVLGAMAAYAISRLDFPGKRLLVGVSLLIAMFPQVSLVSPLFEIERQLKIFDTWPGLILPYITFALPLAIYTLSAFFKQIPWDLEKAAKMDGATQAQAFRRVIAPLAAPGLFTTAILVFIFCWNDFLFAISLTSTERSRTVPAALSFFTGASQFEDPTGAICAAAVVITVPIILFVLFFQRRIVSGLTSGAVKG
- a CDS encoding ABC transporter substrate-binding protein, whose translation is MTDPETARHRRRPIVRLGAAAAAMALLAPLAACGADDTGGPPTLNLYYPPEQNLQKVVDDCNAQAQGRYEIAYRVLPRQADDQRVQMVRRLAAEDSGMDLLGLDVTWTQEFASADWIREWTGQDKAEVEQGTLAGPLETARYEDKLYAAPKNTNVQLLWYRKDLVPQPPTTWDQMISAAQQLKDQGKPYQVLTMGAQYEGLVVLYNTLAESAGGKILNDDGTKAEMDEGTVRALEQLRRFATSGVTSPSFSNATEDPVRLEFQSGSGAFQVNWPFVYPALQEADPELAKQVGWARIPGVDEGTPSKVTIGGVNLAVSSYSKHPELSFEAARCIRSAEHQKFSAINDGVPPTIEEVYDEPEMTEAYPMKDTILEELKDPATRPLTPAYQSISTVMSAILSPPSGIRPQQTADELRDAIADALQSKGVLP
- a CDS encoding carbohydrate ABC transporter permease, with product MSINATPTGADVAADETSGSTGQRATVPTQRGSRRKSPLSENKKAERKLGLLLCAPAALVMVAVTAYPIIYSFWLSLQRYDLRFPDQREFIGLENYVTVLSNEFWWTAFGVTTLITVVTVAVELVLGMGLAIIMHRTLVGRGLVRTSALIPYGIVTVVAAFSWRYAWTPGTGYLADLFSDGAPLTERASALAIIMLAEIWKTTPFMALLLMAGLALVPEDLLKAASTDGATAWQKFTKVMLPVMKPAILVALLFRTLDAFRVFDNIFVLTAGGNETSSVSMLAYNNLLRGLNLGIGSTMSVLIFITVAIIAFVFVKLFGTAAPGSDDSERR
- a CDS encoding VOC family protein — protein: MIARFKDLCLDAADPLALGAFWARVLNADVADAGDGDTRVDPRSARSNAESIWVNRVPEPRVGKTRVHLDLRLADAEPAALLADGARVVREPDSHAHWWVLDDPEGNEFCAFPAKEGTRPGPFELVVDSTDPAAQATWWAGVLGGAVEYGSTDSSVVDASGFPWDYWVFTGVPEPKTVKNRLHWDVDLVDPEPTALIGAGATLLREPSARSNWWVLADPEGNEFCAFAPRSIG
- a CDS encoding helix-turn-helix domain-containing protein, encoding MGTVTDYVLEELRLFRAATGLSQDDFGKGIGYSGSHVSSVETGGRPPTKEYMRAVDAHHETSGRFLRMLERLAQLDAEPAWLREWIEFEREATTLRWFELAYVPGLLQTERYARATLAGGRFDAEDVDRIVASRLERQAILQRPRPPQLIAVLDEAVLRRPVLDQPGLMVEQCEHLVKLAAAEHIQVHIVPADAGMYLGMGGQFILAEMPDGERVTYADNQLTAQIVDAPADVAKLAKTWEIVRNEALPRRQSIDLIKEVAKSWTC
- a CDS encoding HAD family hydrolase, coding for MTVSETARRQAQVLIFDADDTLWENNVVFERVIDDFLEWLDHPTLDRAEIRMILDDIERANAVAHGYGSKVFLRSLAECLERLRERPTTDAERKEIDRLSMALVEHRVELMPGVADALDELAGRYELLLLTKGDRAEQQRKLDACGLLHHFRAAHIVAEKTVETYRWLVREHGFDPSGAWMIGNSPKSDILPARAAGLNAVFIPNENTWVLEDDELDPTDAGVLRLAAFRDLLRHF
- a CDS encoding DUF397 domain-containing protein; amino-acid sequence: MLTPQWRKSTRSGGNGGACVEVADNLPHVVLVRDTKDRDGGTLHVDPAAWKAFVGYARQHGS
- a CDS encoding ABC transporter ATP-binding protein gives rise to the protein MADIVLDKVSKSFPDGTVAVQDVDLEIADGEFVILVGPSGCGKSTTLNMIAGLEDISSGELRIAGQRVNDKAPRDRDIAMVFQSYALYPNMTVRENMAFPLRLAKLDKETINQKVDEAAKVLELVPLLDRKPANLSGGQRQRVAMGRAIVRQPKAFLMDEPLSNLDAKLRVQMRTVVSRLQKKLGTTTVYVTHDQTEAMTLGDRVVIMRGGAVQQVGAPQELYDHPRNLFVAGFIGSPSMNFLHAAVQDGGLHTALGDVPLGDRVRRELEAADAPRELILGIRPEHFEDAELVDHDTRRRGIEFEAPADIVESMGSDKYVYFTVEGERASAAELEELAADAGAADFAGAGGNLVTRLSAESPVVEGQSRRVWFNLEKIHLFDPANGRNLTLHEGRAAGALAD